The sequence below is a genomic window from Planctomycetia bacterium.
ACTTTCACGTGGTAGATGATCCGGATGCCGTGAAAGTCGTCGCTGCCCGAGGTGTCGGAGAGGGAATCGATCGCGGAAATGAACTTTTGGGATTGCCGCAAATCGATACAATTCCATGTCGGTCGATCTGGGCAGCGCCTTCAAGCGGAATGGCGCTCTCATGGTCGGTTATCGGTTCCCTCGCACCCCTCCGGAGTCGGCGCGTCGTCGGGTCCTATCGCAGCTATTCTTGGCCTATGACGCTTCCTGCCGACGCTTCGCCAACCATCGGTTACGACTACACCACGGGCCCGGCACGACCCGATGCGATTCTCGACCGGATCGATCTGACGCTCTTCATCGCCTGTTACAACGAAGCCGAAAATATCGTCGGCACGCTCGACACTCTGTTGGGCGCTCTGCAACAGTTTCCCGAAACGACATGGGAAGCTCTGCTGATCGACGACGCCAGCAAAGATCGCACCGCCGAGGTGGTCAAGCGCTGGCTCGACGAGCATCCCGGGCTGCCGATCTATTTGAAGGTCAACAAGAAGAACAAAGGGTTGGCGTGTAACTACATCGAAGGAGCGTTCTGGGGTCGCGGAAAATACTACCGACTCGTCTGCGGCGACGACGTCGAACCGCGCGAAACGTTTTGCGAGGTGCTCCGGCAACTCGGCACGTCCGACATGGTCATCTTCTATCAAGACTGCCGAGGTCGATCGCTGTTTCGCCGTCTGCTCTCTCGCACGTTTACCGGATTGGTCAATTTGATCAGCGGTCACCGCTTGAAATACTACAACGGCTTGGCGATTCACAAGCGATACAACGTCATGCGTTGGAACGCCAATTACCACGGCTTCGGGTTCCAAACCGACATTCTCACGCGTCTGCTGGACGAGGGCATCCCCTACAAAGAAGTGCTGGTGAAAGCGCACGAGCGGCCGAATGGACATTCCAAAGCACTGACGATGAAGAACCTTCTTTCGGTATCGCATACGCTGCTCGACCTCTCGATTCGCCGCTTCGGTCGAATCTTCTTCAATCGCTGATCGTCGGCGATCGGCCGCATGGTGGCGAGCTATCGTGCCGAGCTATTTGCGGTCGCAACAGAGAGCGATCACATACTGAGCCATCGGGTGAAAGCCCGTATGCACGACTTCGTCGTTCATGGAAAACATGAAGACGCGATGAAAGAATCGTTGCATGAGCTTCTTCAGATCGGGAGCGCTCTTGCAGTTGACGTGCCCGGCCTTGCTGCGCGGCGATGCATACGCTTGCGACTCCAGCGAGGGCATGCCGATGATCAGCGAGCCGTGATCGGCGAGCGAATTCACCGCGTTGCCGACGAAAGCATCTTCATCCTTCGGCTGAATGTGCTCCAGCACATCCAGCGAATAGATCCCTTCGAAATTGCCGGGGGATACCGGTCCTTCGAGCATATCGTGGACCTTGCAATCGAAGGCCCACTCCGGACGCATTCTTTCTTGCGCGTCTCGAATAAAAATGGGATCGAAGTCGACCGCGGTCAAATGCGTTACTTCTTGCTTCACGATCCGCGAAGCAAAGCCGTCGCCGCAGCCGACTTCGAGCACCCGCTCCATGCCGGCGAACATCTTGGCGACGAACTTATAGCGCGCAAACGTAAACGCGAGCCGCTTGGGGTCTTCATGCCAAGAAAGAGCGATGACCATCCCGAGGTTGGTAGCTCCGAACTGCTCGCGCATGCCGATCGAGTCTTGATACTGCGGCTCGCGAGTGGAGCTCATGCGCTGGAACCTTGATGGAAGACGGTGCTTGTCGTGGGCCGCTGATTCTAACTCGTCTCGAAGTCGGCCGACAAGCCGGCGTCTACATCAGCGGTCGAAGTGCCGCGCCGCCCGGCAAACGGTTTTTACGCATAAATCGTAGCGAGCGCCGATCGGTCGCGTCATACTGACCGGCCCGCCTGCTCTCTCTCGTTCCATCCCACATCGGTCGATGAGAAACGATCTCCCACGGATTAAAAACATGCTCAAGCATTCTTGTCGGTCCTGGTGCAGGCTGTTCGTGTTCAGCCTGATGGCGTCGTCGCTCTCGGCTGCCGATGTTCCCCCGAAGGCGTCGGCTCCTGCGACAACCGCTCCTGTCGTTGCCGCACCGGTAGCAGCTGTCCCTTCGCCTCCGGTTGTGCCTGTGCCGCCGCTCCAGAGCTATCAACGGACTTCCTTGCCGGTGCAGCATGCCTATCAGAAAACGATTCGCGACTATCTCGGTTCGCTAAGCGCCCAGGATTTCGAACACGGCGTGACCGTGAAATTCACCACCCCGCCGTTCGCAGGCGATCTCGAACAGCAGTATCGCCACCATCTGCTGGGACTTTCGATCAACCCTCTCATCGGCACGAAGCGAGGTTCGCCGGCGGTGAACGCGCCTGCCAAGTTGTTCACGCTCGCCGAGATCGAAACCGCGGCCGGCGTGATGCGGCCCCCCGTCTGGCCCGAGCCGGTTGCGTTTATCGTGCGCTGGAACTACGCCGGCAATCCTTATTATCAGTCGCGCGCGATGAAGTTGCGGGCCTTCGCCACTCTCTCCGTTCACATGACGATGCTCGATGATCAAATCGAGCATGCGCCCGAGGTGAATGGAGCCTCGCGGCCCGACTGGCTTGCGCCGACGCTGCTCATGCTCGGTTATTCCTTTCCTGCGGTAAGCGATGTCGTGCCGGAACCGGTTCAAGCAGCCTACCGCGTCGGGCTAAGGAAATTGGCTCAGCGCGTACTCGATTGGGGGCCGCTGGGCGAAGAGCCGAACTTGGAGCTTTGTTCTCCCGTGGCGCTCTGGTACGCCGGCGAAGTGCTCAAAGATCCGAAATTCAGCCAGGAAGTCGAAGCTTACGCTCGGCGGTTGTACACCGACCCGCAGTTCGTTCATCCGGCCGGCTATTTCATCGATCGAGGTGGAATCGATCTCGGCTACGCAGGGCAGACGAACTTCTTCACCACGTGGCTTGCCTTGGCGACGCGCTGGCCGTTCGCCGTCGAGGCCGTGGCTCGAAGCCATCGCTTGCGCGCGCATGTGATCTTGCCTGAGCCCGACGATAAGACGGTGCTTGGCCCGAGCCATTTTCAAACTCGTTACAGTGCCGACGCCGGACGCGATCAATGGGAATGGGGGACGTTTCGCAACACGGCCGCGGCGCTGGTGACCGATGAAGCCGCGCATCTGACGAAGCTTCCTACGGCGGCCGATCTCGCCGGTGCGGTGGCGCGCCGAGCCATGGTCTTTCAAGCTCAGCTCAACGAGAACGCGTACAAGCCCAACGGCGGAGGAATGCTACGCAACGACGAAATCGTTTCCGTTCCTTGGGCGTTTCGACTCTGGCAATCTTATAATTTTCCGGCGATGGTCAACTATGTCTACGATCACTACCCGGCCGACGCTCATGCGCACCGTGTGGAGCTTGAGCGAAAGAACCCTTCGCTTCTCAAGTCGCCGTTTTTGCGCGAAGAGAACTTCGTGCGCGACTTCGCCCAGGCCTTCACGGTCGCGAAGCAGAAGCGATACGCGGCGATCGTTCACTCGGGCCCGATCGGAGAACCCCAGCTCGAAGCAGGGCGCACGATATTTCCTGGCCCTTACGGCTTCGGCGGCGGGCAGCTTTCGGCCTTTTGGACTCCCGCTACCGGCTCGGTGTTGCTTGGTCGCCGTGGCGGAATGACGCGAGAAAAATCGTTCGACCATCTCGAAGAGTGGCGACAATGGCCGATTCATGCCGTCTCCGGCGTGCGCGCCAACGGCAAAATCTTCAGCACGGCCCGCATCCTCAAGCCCGACGTCGTGAGCGATTTGAAATCCGAGCGGGGAACCGTGCGGGTCTCGGGGCAAATTCCGCGCGGCTTGCTCGGCCAGCCCAAAGCGCTCGATGGCCGGCTCGCTTATGCCCGCACCTTCACGATCGAGCCGGACTCGTTGACCATCGAAACGACGATCCGATCGAGCGGACAAGACACGTTTGCCGAGATGGTCGAGACGCTCCCCGTGTTTCTGCGCGAAGCCCAAACGCAAGCCAAGGTGGAACCGACCACGATCGAATTGCGCCGCGACGGCAAGTGGGTTGCGGCGAGCATCGACTGGACCGACGACGTCACCGGCGTGCGACTCTCTCGCTTCGGCGGCGCGGTGCTCATCGAATTCGATCGGCCGCGGCGACTCAAGCTTGCGCCGAATGAATGGAGCGACACCTACTTGAGCCGAGCCTCGTGCCGCAACCTGTTGATCGACCTACTGGAGAACAACGACCAGCCGACCGTCTTGTCGACCGCTTCGGTTCGTTATCGCATTCAAGCAGCACAATAAGCAGCTGCAGTCGTCGGAGCAGTTAAATGCCTGCCAAGCGCTCTTTGGAGTCGCCGAACTCGGGCAATTGCAGTCCCATTCGATCCATCAGCGATAGATAAAGGCTGCACAACCGACGGCGCTCGTTCCCCGACTTCATGAAGTCGAGCGAGCGGCCGGTCTTCAGGGTTCCGCCGAGGCCGCCGGCGAGGAGCAGAGGCACTTGGTTGCTGTTGTGAGCGTCCCAATGTTCCGAGACGAACATGAGGCACGAGTTGTCCAGCACCGTGCCGTCCCCTTCTTGCATGTTCGCCAAGCGATCGACGAGGTACCCGTATTGCTCGACGTGGCAATCGACGATCGCCTTGTAGTCGGGCCCGGTGTTGGCGTGAGAATAGCTGTGGTGGTCGTCGCGAATGTTGAGGAACGGATAGGTTTGGCCTGAGAGATCGCGCGAGAGCAGCAACGTGGCGATGCGCGAGCGATCGGTCTGGAACGCCAGCGCGATGATGTCGCACATCAGGCGCGCATACTCGCGGAAATCCTTCGGTTGCCCTTCGGCCGGTCGCGCGCCGGCGACATCCTTCTGCGGCACTTCGCTCCGTTGTTGTTTGTTGAGATTCTGCAAGCGCTGTTCGGTCTCCCGCACCGACGTCAGGTATTCGTCGATCTTCACCTGGTCGGAATGGCTGACGCGAAGCCTTAGGCCCGCCGCTTGCTCGCGCACCTGGTCGAGGATGCTTCCCTGCAGCTTGCCGGTTTGACTTCCGAAGAGGCTATCGAACGCCAACGAGGGATACAGCTCGATCGGAATCGGCGAGTTCGGGCTCAGCCAAGAGATGTGCGATGCATACACCATCGAATACTGGCTCTCGTGGAATCCGCTCACCGGCTGCTCGCACCCGAGCACGAGGCTTGGGAGGAAAACGTCGTCTTCCAAATGCTTCGCCAACAGCTGATCCATGCTCACGCCGCCGCGAATCACGCGGCCTCGCTGCAGCGCGATGCCCGAGAGGATGTTGCCTGCGCATTTCGCATGTCCGCCGCCGGCCTGTTGGTTGAACAGGCCGTTGATGACGTTGAGCTTATCTTTGTGGCGCGCGAGCGGTGCAAGGCTCGGCCCGAGCTCCATCGCGGCGCCGTCTCCCTTCGACCACCAGCTCGGGGGCGAGATGCCGTCGCCGATGAACATGCAGGCGAAGCGTTGCGGCGGCCGCGCGTTCGGCTTCGAGAAGTCGCCACCCCAGAGATGCGCAGCTTCGAGCCATGGGAGCGCGACCGAAGTTCCCAGCCCCTTGAGCACGATGCGGCGAGATAAAGGTCGGTCCACGGTTAATCTCCTGAGGAAGTCGGCTTGAATCGGGCGAGCGAGAAATCTCGACAGCGCTGATTTCTGAATTGAGGGCTGCAAACCACGGTTTCGAACAGCGCCGAGAATTTGTCGTCGTGGCGACGAAGCTCGGCTTTCATCTTCTCGAGTAGGTCGTGATCGGATGCTTCGACCGAGCGGCCGAGCGCGTAGCCGAGGAACTTTCGGCAGAGCGTATCGAGGTAGTCGTCGTTGCGATTCGCCCGGATGTACTTCAAGAATTCCGGCACGCCGTGCGAAGTCTCGCCCGAGGGGAGCTTCACGACGTTATCGACCGGCCTGCCTGCGAGATCCTTGCTGCGGGCCTTGCCGATCGGGTCGAAGCCTTCCATCGAGAGCCCGATCGGGTCGAACCGTTTATGGCAGCGTGCGCACATCTCGGCTTCGGTGTGGAGCGCGAGCAATTGGCGAATCGTCTTGCCGTTGGTTTCCGTTTCCTTGGCCGGTAGCGGAGCGATGTCGTTCGGCGGCGCCGGGATGTGTTCTCCCAGAATCTTATGCACGACCCAGAAGCCGCGCTTCACCGGGCTCGTTCGTTGCGGTTGGGAATAAGCCGTGAGGAACACGGCCATACCGAGCACGCCGCCGCGACCGTGGCGTTGGATGCCGTCGACCTGTTGCCACTCGCTCTCCGAGTTCGGACCGGGCCAGCCGTAATGGGCCGCGAGCGACTTATTGACGAACGTCACGTCGCCGTAGAGCACATCGGTTACGGGCCGATCGGTTTGAATTAGATGCGTGATCATCCGCGTCGGTTCTTCGAACATCGCGAGCTTGAGATCGTCTTTGAAAGCGGGAAACACCCGCCGGTCGACCGATTCTTGCTCCAGGAAGTCGCGATGACGGAGCCATTGGCCGAAGAACTCCAACGCGAACGCACGGACCTTCGGGTCCTTCAGCATGCGCCGTAGTTGTTGTCGGAGCGTCACTTCGTCGTTAAGTTTGCCGGCCTTCGCTAGAGCTGCGAGCTCTTCATCGGGCATCGACGACCAGAGGAAATAGCTGAGCCGCGAAGCGAGCGAGATGTCGGCGAGCGGCGCAACCGATTCGCCGCCGGCGGGCAAGTCGATGCGGCAACAGAAATACGGCGAGACGAGAATGCTTGTTACGCACCCGCGCACCGCTTGCTCGATTCCGAGTTCCGGCCGGCTCGAGGTCGTCTCGTAGAATTTCACCAGCTGAACGCGCTCGGCTTCGGTAAGAGGGCGGCGATAGGCCCGCTCCGCGAATTCCAGCAGCTGCCGGAGATAGATCGGCTTGGCGTGCGCGAACTGTTCGGCTCGCAATTTCAGGCCGTTGCGAATCTCGCTGAAGAACAAATGAACCGGATGGTCGGCGACCTTCGGATCGCCGGCTTTCACGCCGGAACGGACGAGATAAACCTGCTCGAAGCGTGCGAGCGTGTCGTCGTGAACGAGGCCCGGATCTTCTTCCTTGAAGGAGTCGAAGTCGGCGTGCTTGAGAAAGTTTCGCTCGCTCCGCTCGAAGAAGACGAACCCTCGGAGCATCTTTTCCATCAGGCCGGTGCCGAAGTAGAGCTCGTTCCACAAGCGGTCGAGCTCGGCTCGCTCCGTGTCGTCGAGAACGAGCTTCACGAGCGGCATGTCGTCGCGAAAGACTCCCTCGATGAGATGGAAGCCGGCCGACAGGCCGCGCGTCGAGTCGACGTACACGAACCGATTCGGAAACGTCCGGCAGAACTCGACGCCGGATGCGCGAAGCCGCGCCGCGAGCGGACTCTGCGGATCGATCAGCAAACCCGCTAAATCATCGACACCCGTTGCAACAGCACCTAACGGTTTGTCCGATACCGCGACTCGCACCATCGGCGTCTTCGCCTCTTCGCGGTCGAGCTTGGCTTCGACGAAGAATCGAATCTCCGGCCGATCGGTGAAGGCCTTCGTCGGAACGTTGATCTCCAGCGGCGCGGCGGTCGACACGACGATGCTTTCCGCATCGATCTTGTGCCCGAGCGGATGCACGCCGGGCTTGAGCCGCTTCCACTGTTCGGGTGCGAACTCCTTGAGCACGCTACCGAGCGAGCGGTTCTTTTTGTCCGCGGGGCGATAATCGTTTGCGGATTGAGTGCTGAAGTTCATCTCGCTCAATACCACGTAGCCCGGGCCTGTCCCCTGGGCCGCGTCCACGGCTTGGATATGGATCACGATCTCGGGCCGATCTTTCAGCTTGCGAAACTCGACATGCAATCGGCGCGCGTCGGCGATCATCGTCTCGTCGAACGTGTCGCGCTCCGTGGCCGATTTCTTGCGGCGCTCGAGATGTTGAATCGGGGCGTTACCGGCATTCGAGACGATCGCGGCCGATTCCTGTGCACAAAGCATCTGGCTTGCGCGACGGATCTTCGCGGCCAACGCCCCGATCTGCCCCGCCGGAGCGATGCGTACGACCGTGCCGTCTTTGTTCGTCGTTGGGCCGGAGATCGCGTGCCATTCACGTCGGACCGCGCTCAGCGGAAACGGATCGTCGCCGGCCGGAGCGTTGAGCGTGTCCCACAAGAGCCGCAAATATTTCGGGCTCAGTTTCTTTTCGGCAGCCCAAACGTCGATCGTCGTTCGCTGGAGCGCCGCCGGGCGATGCCGGAATTCCCAAGCCGAGGTGAGATACGCTTCGAGCGCGACGTCGTGTTCTTCATAGAAACGGAGGATCGCCTGTTCGTGGAACTTGACCCTATCGGCGAACGTCACGGCGGGATACGGCGCGAACGTCATGCCTGACGGCGTGAGCACGACATGCTCGGCTACGAGCTGCGCGGCGGCGTAATACTTCTTGAACAGATTGGGAGACATCACGAGCGCTTCGCCCGTGTTATTGAATCCTTCGCCGGAGGCCGGATCGACCGGGAACGATTCCGCCGGCCGGATGTCGACGCCGGTGAGGTCGCGGATCGTGTAGTTGTACTCCGCCACGGTCAGTCGCCGCGGCAACACGACGCCGGGATCGCCCGACCATTTCTTGGCTTCCGCGGCCATCAGGCGTTCGATCGTCGCGAGGGCGGCGTTCCGTTCTTCGATCGTCGGCTGCTTGGCTTTGTCGGGAGGCATCTCTCCTTTGCGAACGAACGTGAGGACATGCTCCCATTGCCGAAAATGTTCGCCGATCGCCGCGGCCGTGGTGAAGCGGCTTAGATCGAGCGCCCCTTCCGTCTTCGTCGAGTTGTGGCAGCCGACGCAGTAGCTCTTCAGAAACGGCGCGACTTGGCGCTGGAACTCGTCCGGCGCTTCGGCCCAGGCAGCAGAGGCGCACGCCAGAGAAACGAGCGCGCAAGCGATCGCCGGGAAGTTCGACATGAAAGCAACTCGTTCGCGAGCAGGCTCGATCGATTCGCCAACTCGTAAGAGTGCGGGTCGATCGGAGGGAGGGCAGGTTGGAAACAGGAGGGAACGGCCGGCGGTGAGACGATCTCATTGTATTCGAGATGCCGCAGCGACGCAGCGCGATCAACCGCGAAATTACCGCTCCCTAGGCGGCCGGTGCTGTCAGAAGTTTCCTGTTTTTTCGCTTGCGAACGACGAGCCCTTCGACGCCGAGAGACCGGCGTCGAAGGCTCGATTCATTTCCTAGCCGCGGCTAAGCCCGATTTACGTGCCTCGACCCTACTGCGCAGGGACGTAGTACGTCGGAGCGCCGTACGTGGCCGGCTGCGCGCTATAGTACAGCGGCGCTGGGACGTAGTCGTAGCCGTAATAACCGTAGCGCGGCACCAGCGTCCCTTCATAAATCGGACGGTAGCCAACCGGATGGGAGCCGTAGCCGCCGTATGTGGTGGAGGTCGGGTGATAACCGCCGGGGGCAGGATAGCTCGCCGCGTAAGGCTGCGAGTACGGTTGCGTACGCGGCGCTAACAGCGATTCCGCCGTCGGCAGTTCGCGGGTTCGTTCCGGTAAAGCAAGCGGCGCACTTCCGCCACCGGGAAAGAGTTGGTCGTTGATATCGAGATAGAAAGAAGAGTTGGGATCGACGGTGCCGTAATCAATGGTGCCGTAATAGCTCGACGGATAGCCGGCGATTGCGGCCTCTTGCAAACCGACCAAGGCGATCGAGAAAGCGATCGCGGAAAGAAGGCGCTCAAACGAGAACGCAGTGGGGCACAACATGGGACGACCTCGCATTATCGGGGATCGAAGCGCCGCGCAAACGCGCAGAACGCACGCGCGTCGTCTTGTGCCTAAACGACCGCGATACGGGAATCCTATGCTCGCGCCCGGGGGTGGTCAAGCAAGTAAGCGAAGATCAGCGGCGCAACCGCCGTCGGCGCGATGCCGCTTGTTTCAATCGTTTCCGGGCCGATTCCGCGACGATTTCCCCGCACACTGGTTGAAATGCATTGCGGGCGACCGGATACTAAGCGTCGCCCTGCCCGACGTATTTCGGCATCTTGAAACGTGCCGCGATCGAGCGTCGGCGAAACTCACGCCCGGCTCCCGCCGTTTGAAACCAAGATTAGGAACTCGTCTTATGCACAGCCCACTTCGTTGTGTCGTCGCCGCGCTCGCGCTGCTCGTAACCATCCCGGCGTTCGCCGCCGACAAGGTCCAACCGGTGCGACTCGGCACCGGCGTGATGACTTTCGAAACCGTTCCCGGCTGGGGCTTGCGACCCGACGGTAAATCGGCTCTCGGGTCGACGCACGGCGCGGTCGTGATCGATAAGGCCGGCGCCGTGTACGTGAGCGCGAATAAGGGAGTCGTCGTGTTCGCGCCCGAGGGCTCGATGATCAAGGAATATGTCGGCAAGGATTTCACCAGTTTGCACGACATGGAGATTCGCGCCGAAGGAGACGAAGAATTCATCTACGGCGCGCGCAACGGCGCCGCCGAAGGAATCAAGTTCAACGCCCGCACCGGCGAGATCGTCTTCAAGCTCCCCTTCCCGAAAGAGTCGGGCCTGAACCTAACGAAGTTCAGCCCGACGGCCATCACCGTCGCTCCGAACGGCGAAATCTTTCTTTCCGACGGCTACGCGAGCAACCACATCTTCGTGTTCGACAAGGCCGGCAAGTACCTGCGACACTTCGGCGAGAAGGGGAACGAACTCAAGCAGTTCAACACGGCTCACGGCATGACGCTCGACACGCGTTACGAACCGCCCCGGCTCTTGGTCTGCGATCGGAACCACACGCCGAAGGGACGCCTCTTGCACTACGGTCTCGACGGCAGCTTCATCGGCGAAGTGATCACGGGCCTCGGCATGCCGACTTCGGCGAGCGTGCAAGGAGATTACGTTTCGGTGCCCGACTTGCTCGGCCGGCTCGTGATACTCGACAAGGAAAACAAGATCGTGGCGACGCTCGGCGAGAATCCCGACCCAGAGAAGGGGAAGAGCTTCGGCATCACGCAAGACAAGTGGGTCGAAGGAGCGTTCAGCGGCACGCACGGCTCCTACTGGGACAAGGACGGCAATCTCTACGTCCAAGACTGGAACGTCGACGGCCGGATCATGAAGCTGGTACGCGTGAAACAACCGGCGGCGACCTCGGGCGAATAGCCCTATTCTGCAAGCGACCGCAGGTCTTTTAAGGCGAGGCGACGAATGCCTAATTCGGTCGCGTTTAATATTTGATCAACGACACTATATAACGGAGTTCCGCCTCTTTTCCGCAGAGCGAGACGATCGCATCAATC
It includes:
- a CDS encoding glycosyltransferase family 2 protein, translating into MTLPADASPTIGYDYTTGPARPDAILDRIDLTLFIACYNEAENIVGTLDTLLGALQQFPETTWEALLIDDASKDRTAEVVKRWLDEHPGLPIYLKVNKKNKGLACNYIEGAFWGRGKYYRLVCGDDVEPRETFCEVLRQLGTSDMVIFYQDCRGRSLFRRLLSRTFTGLVNLISGHRLKYYNGLAIHKRYNVMRWNANYHGFGFQTDILTRLLDEGIPYKEVLVKAHERPNGHSKALTMKNLLSVSHTLLDLSIRRFGRIFFNR
- a CDS encoding class I SAM-dependent methyltransferase, with protein sequence MSSTREPQYQDSIGMREQFGATNLGMVIALSWHEDPKRLAFTFARYKFVAKMFAGMERVLEVGCGDGFASRIVKQEVTHLTAVDFDPIFIRDAQERMRPEWAFDCKVHDMLEGPVSPGNFEGIYSLDVLEHIQPKDEDAFVGNAVNSLADHGSLIIGMPSLESQAYASPRSKAGHVNCKSAPDLKKLMQRFFHRVFMFSMNDEVVHTGFHPMAQYVIALCCDRK
- a CDS encoding DUF1552 domain-containing protein, which translates into the protein MDRPLSRRIVLKGLGTSVALPWLEAAHLWGGDFSKPNARPPQRFACMFIGDGISPPSWWSKGDGAAMELGPSLAPLARHKDKLNVINGLFNQQAGGGHAKCAGNILSGIALQRGRVIRGGVSMDQLLAKHLEDDVFLPSLVLGCEQPVSGFHESQYSMVYASHISWLSPNSPIPIELYPSLAFDSLFGSQTGKLQGSILDQVREQAAGLRLRVSHSDQVKIDEYLTSVRETEQRLQNLNKQQRSEVPQKDVAGARPAEGQPKDFREYARLMCDIIALAFQTDRSRIATLLLSRDLSGQTYPFLNIRDDHHSYSHANTGPDYKAIVDCHVEQYGYLVDRLANMQEGDGTVLDNSCLMFVSEHWDAHNSNQVPLLLAGGLGGTLKTGRSLDFMKSGNERRRLCSLYLSLMDRMGLQLPEFGDSKERLAGI
- a CDS encoding DUF1592 domain-containing protein, which translates into the protein MSNFPAIACALVSLACASAAWAEAPDEFQRQVAPFLKSYCVGCHNSTKTEGALDLSRFTTAAAIGEHFRQWEHVLTFVRKGEMPPDKAKQPTIEERNAALATIERLMAAEAKKWSGDPGVVLPRRLTVAEYNYTIRDLTGVDIRPAESFPVDPASGEGFNNTGEALVMSPNLFKKYYAAAQLVAEHVVLTPSGMTFAPYPAVTFADRVKFHEQAILRFYEEHDVALEAYLTSAWEFRHRPAALQRTTIDVWAAEKKLSPKYLRLLWDTLNAPAGDDPFPLSAVRREWHAISGPTTNKDGTVVRIAPAGQIGALAAKIRRASQMLCAQESAAIVSNAGNAPIQHLERRKKSATERDTFDETMIADARRLHVEFRKLKDRPEIVIHIQAVDAAQGTGPGYVVLSEMNFSTQSANDYRPADKKNRSLGSVLKEFAPEQWKRLKPGVHPLGHKIDAESIVVSTAAPLEINVPTKAFTDRPEIRFFVEAKLDREEAKTPMVRVAVSDKPLGAVATGVDDLAGLLIDPQSPLAARLRASGVEFCRTFPNRFVYVDSTRGLSAGFHLIEGVFRDDMPLVKLVLDDTERAELDRLWNELYFGTGLMEKMLRGFVFFERSERNFLKHADFDSFKEEDPGLVHDDTLARFEQVYLVRSGVKAGDPKVADHPVHLFFSEIRNGLKLRAEQFAHAKPIYLRQLLEFAERAYRRPLTEAERVQLVKFYETTSSRPELGIEQAVRGCVTSILVSPYFCCRIDLPAGGESVAPLADISLASRLSYFLWSSMPDEELAALAKAGKLNDEVTLRQQLRRMLKDPKVRAFALEFFGQWLRHRDFLEQESVDRRVFPAFKDDLKLAMFEEPTRMITHLIQTDRPVTDVLYGDVTFVNKSLAAHYGWPGPNSESEWQQVDGIQRHGRGGVLGMAVFLTAYSQPQRTSPVKRGFWVVHKILGEHIPAPPNDIAPLPAKETETNGKTIRQLLALHTEAEMCARCHKRFDPIGLSMEGFDPIGKARSKDLAGRPVDNVVKLPSGETSHGVPEFLKYIRANRNDDYLDTLCRKFLGYALGRSVEASDHDLLEKMKAELRRHDDKFSALFETVVCSPQFRNQRCRDFSLARFKPTSSGD
- a CDS encoding 6-bladed beta-propeller — its product is MHSPLRCVVAALALLVTIPAFAADKVQPVRLGTGVMTFETVPGWGLRPDGKSALGSTHGAVVIDKAGAVYVSANKGVVVFAPEGSMIKEYVGKDFTSLHDMEIRAEGDEEFIYGARNGAAEGIKFNARTGEIVFKLPFPKESGLNLTKFSPTAITVAPNGEIFLSDGYASNHIFVFDKAGKYLRHFGEKGNELKQFNTAHGMTLDTRYEPPRLLVCDRNHTPKGRLLHYGLDGSFIGEVITGLGMPTSASVQGDYVSVPDLLGRLVILDKENKIVATLGENPDPEKGKSFGITQDKWVEGAFSGTHGSYWDKDGNLYVQDWNVDGRIMKLVRVKQPAATSGE